AACCGCTGTCGAGAATTCCTGCAGTTCGTGGTGTCCGCGCTGGAGCGGGAAGACGGCAGCGTGCTGGAAAAAGCCCTCTACCTGGAGGATCGAATCGACAGCCTGGAGAACCAGTTGCGGCAGGGACATATCTCCCGCCTCAATACCGGAGAATGCGCGGTGCCGCAGGGGCTGATCTTTATTGACATGCTGCACAATTTTGAAAAGATCGGTGATCATACCTTTAATGTCGCTCAGGCTGTCGCCGGCAAGAAATAATGCCGCAGAATGTGATATCCATCGGGCTGACGCGGAGACAAGTCGTCTTGTCCGTGTCGGCCGGTTTCGAAACGTTTCAAAAGCCGTGTCTGATTTATTGACCGGGAGGATTGGATGATCTGGAATGATGACTTTGAAACTCTGCCTCGCGAGGCAATTGAAGCCCTGCAGCTGAAACGTCTGCAGCAGACGGTGGCGAGAGTTCAGGCGACCGTGCCTTTTTACCGTGAACACTTTGCCCGGGCCGGGGTCTCCGCCGATCAGATCGGGTCGCTGCAGGACCTGAGACGACTGCCCTTCACCCTCAAACAGGATCTGCGGGACAACTATCCCTACGGTCTGTTTGCCGTCCCCCTGGAACAGATTGTCCGCATCCACGCCTCATCCGGCACCACCGGCAAGCCGACCGTGGTCGGCTACACCCGCCGCGATATCGAAACCTGGTCCGAACTGATGGCGCGTTCTTTTGCCGCAGCCGGAGCCGACAAGGGCGACGTCATTCATAACGCCTACGGATACGGGCTTTTTACCGGCGGTCTGGGCGCCCATTATGGGGCTGAACGGATCGGCGCTTCGGTCATCCCCATGTCCGGCGGCAACACCAAAAAACAGATCATGATCATGCAGGATTTCGGCTCAACAGTTCTGACCTGCACCCCGTCCTACTGTCTTTTTCTCGCCGAAGCGGCAGCGGAGGAGGGGCTCGATATCCGTAATTTCAAGCTGCGGGTCGGCATCCACGGGGCAGAACCCTGGAGCGAGAAGATGCGCGAGGAGATTGAGCAGAAACTCGGCATCAAGGCCATCGACATCTACGGCTTGTCCGAGATCCTCGGCCCCGGTGTCGGTATCGAGTGCATCGAAGCCCAGAATGGTCTGCATATCTGGGAAGATCATTTCATTCCGGAAATCATCAACCCGGAGTCCGGCGAGGTGCTGCCGCATGGTGAACACGGTGAACTGGTGATCACCACCATCACGAAAGAGGGGATTCCACTGATTCGTTACCGGACCCGGGATATTACGAGACTGCTGCCGGAACCCTGTATCTGTGGCCGGACTCACATGCGACTGAAGCGGATGAGCGGACGCAGCGACGACATGCTGATCATTCGCGGGGTGAACGTGTTCCCATCGCAGATCGAATCGGTGCTGTTCAATATCGAGGGTATCGACCCGCATTACCAGCTGGTGGTCGATCGCGAAGGGAATCTCGATACCCTGGAAGTTCAGGTTGAGGTGAATGAGAAAACGTTCTCCGATGAAGTCAAGGAGATGCAAAACCTTTCCCGGCGCATCCGGAAGGATATCAAGGATCTGCTCGGTGTCACCTGCAGCGTCCGCCTGGTTGAGCCGAAGACTCTTGCCCGCAGCGAAGGGAAGGCGGTGCGGGTCATTGATAAACGAAAATCCCTGGACTCCTGAGATCCAGCCCTGAAGCGAGGAGCATAGGATGAAAGTTCAACAGATCTCAGTCTTTATCGAAAACAAGACCGGGCGACTGGCCGAAGTGACCCGGGTGCTCGGTGGTGCCGACATCAGTATTCGCGCCCTGTCGTTGGCTGACACCTCCGACTTCGGCATTCTGCGCTTGATTGTTGATCAGACCGACAAGGCGCAGGCGATTCTCAGGCAGGACGGGTTCACGGTCAGCAAGACCGAAGTTGTGGCGATTGAAGTTCCCGACCGCCCGAAAGGCCTGAACGAGATTCTAGAAATTCTTGAACAAGCCGGCATCAATGTTGAGTACATGTACGCTTTTGTCGATCGCAGGGGAGGGCGTGCTATCATCATTTTTCGTTTTGAGGATATCGAGAAAGCCCTGGCCACCCTGCCGAAATCGGGGGTTCAGCTGATCAAAAGTGAAATTTTTCAAACCCCCTGAAGTGTGTTCCGAACTCCCCCAGACGGGAAGACAGCATCTCAATACTTGTCTCGTGGCATTCGCAACTAGTGAATGTCATAGAACTTTTCGCGCAATGCCGGGGTTGTTCCGAGACATTTTTTTGGCTTGACATTCAGAGGCCGATACATGATAATCCGCCGAGTTGGTTGACGGGGCGTAGCGCAGCCTGGTAGCGCACCTGCATGGGGTGCAGGGGGTCGGAGGTTCAAATCCTCTCGCCCCGACCATTGACCACACAGGGAAAACCTTTTATAAGGTTTTCCCTTTTTTATTGCCCGGCATTTTCCTTCACATTTGTCCGAATCTAACAAAAAACTAACGGTTTGGAGAATGGTTATTTGTGACCATTTAGGTTAGCATGTAGAGAGCGATTAATTGTCCCTCTAAATGGTGGGTTGGCAATCATGGTTGCGAACAACCTGTATTTTCGAATTTTCAGCAGGTTCGGCAGGAGTTCAGCTCTTGTTGGCGGATTGCTGTTACTCGGATTTCAGGCTTACGCACTGACCGGGCGCAGTCCGCCGCCCATCGAAGAAGAGTTTACGACCGTCCAGTACTTTGAACGTGGGACCAGATTTTATAATAATGGGCAGTTCGGCCTGGCGCTGGATAATTTTTCTCTGGCAGCCATGGCCGGCAACAGTGAGGCCGCGATCCAGGCAGGCCTGATGTATGATTTCGGGCGTGGTGTGCCGCGCAGTTTCGATGCGGCAGGACGATGGTACAGTCACGCTGCGGAAATGGGATCGGAAGAAGGTCTTTACATGCTCGGTCACATGGAAGAGTACGGCGAAGGCCGCCCGAAAAATTTTGCCAAGGCTTATCGCTGGTATGCTGAAGCCGCAGCGCTCGGGCAATCCAATGCCCAGTTTGCCCTTGGAGAATTCTACCTGAAGGGCAAATTCGTTCACGCCAGTCAACCCAAGGCCGAGTACTGGCTCTCCCTGGCTGCCAAACAGTGCCATCAATCTGCTATCGACCTGTTATTCAAGATACAACCCGCCAGGGCGGATTCACTGAAGAAGGGTTGTTGACTCCTCGGGTAAGCCTTGCTTGATTTAGGGACTTTTACAGTCTACGTCGCATAATGATCATTATGTAAACTTTGGTTTTGTTTGATGATGGCCGAGATGTTGTTACCAGTACAACTCCAAAGCGGCCATTTCCAGGTCGCCCTCCTCGCAGGATGTTACAAGATCTTTCCGCACCGCTTTGAACATAGTTTTTTTTCTTGGCGAATCCACCTCGTCATCGATACGAATAGCTCCCATCTTGCGAATCGTACTCAATCTCAACACTCCCATCAGCCTCCACCCAATAAAGCTGTATACCTATCTTGGTCACTTCGGCACAAGCATCAGCAAGGCAATCCCGCAAATATGGATTATTAGGCTGGGCAATCGCTACCTCTGCCCCTATATTTCGCGCTCTCTCTTCCAGGCATTTCACTATCGCTTTGCCAAAGTGAGTTTTAATCTGGCCGGAAGTAAACCTGTCGCGCTTCGTAACGGGTGAAGTTTTGGATCCTTTTGCACCCTTGGCCTCTACAATCAGCGTCTGGGTTCCCTTAATTGCCAAAATGTCGATTCCCTGTTGATGGCCGAGACATTGTGTGATGATTTCCCATCCACTTGATTCTAGCCATCGGGTCAGCTTCAAGACAACCTCATCTTCCGTCAACAAATTATCATCGGACTGCTCT
This genomic interval from Geothermobacter hydrogeniphilus contains the following:
- a CDS encoding phenylacetate--CoA ligase family protein; the protein is MIWNDDFETLPREAIEALQLKRLQQTVARVQATVPFYREHFARAGVSADQIGSLQDLRRLPFTLKQDLRDNYPYGLFAVPLEQIVRIHASSGTTGKPTVVGYTRRDIETWSELMARSFAAAGADKGDVIHNAYGYGLFTGGLGAHYGAERIGASVIPMSGGNTKKQIMIMQDFGSTVLTCTPSYCLFLAEAAAEEGLDIRNFKLRVGIHGAEPWSEKMREEIEQKLGIKAIDIYGLSEILGPGVGIECIEAQNGLHIWEDHFIPEIINPESGEVLPHGEHGELVITTITKEGIPLIRYRTRDITRLLPEPCICGRTHMRLKRMSGRSDDMLIIRGVNVFPSQIESVLFNIEGIDPHYQLVVDREGNLDTLEVQVEVNEKTFSDEVKEMQNLSRRIRKDIKDLLGVTCSVRLVEPKTLARSEGKAVRVIDKRKSLDS
- a CDS encoding ACT domain-containing protein codes for the protein MKVQQISVFIENKTGRLAEVTRVLGGADISIRALSLADTSDFGILRLIVDQTDKAQAILRQDGFTVSKTEVVAIEVPDRPKGLNEILEILEQAGINVEYMYAFVDRRGGRAIIIFRFEDIEKALATLPKSGVQLIKSEIFQTP
- a CDS encoding tetratricopeptide repeat protein — protein: MVANNLYFRIFSRFGRSSALVGGLLLLGFQAYALTGRSPPPIEEEFTTVQYFERGTRFYNNGQFGLALDNFSLAAMAGNSEAAIQAGLMYDFGRGVPRSFDAAGRWYSHAAEMGSEEGLYMLGHMEEYGEGRPKNFAKAYRWYAEAAALGQSNAQFALGEFYLKGKFVHASQPKAEYWLSLAAKQCHQSAIDLLFKIQPARADSLKKGC